The following nucleotide sequence is from Leptolyngbya subtilissima AS-A7.
ACAATTAGGAACCCCTATGGCCGACGGTTTTGAAATTTGCGATCGCGACCTCACCCCTGACTTGTTGGATCGCTATCGGCAGGCCAGCGCGATCGCCTGCGACACCGAGACCATGGGCTTGCTGCCCCAGCGCGATCGCCTGTGCTTAGTGCAGCTCGCCGATGCAGACAGCTATGTGTCGGTGGTGCGCATCGAACTTGGCCAAAAAGAAGCCCCTCTACTCAAAGAACTACTGGAAGCGCCGAACGTTCTTAAGCTGTTTCACTTTGCTCGGTTCGATTTGGCCACGCTCAAGCACAATCTGGGCATTACCGTGGCCCCGGTGTTTTGCAGCAAAATCGCCAGCAAACTGAGCCGCACCTATAGCCCCCGCCACGGCCTCAAAGAACTGGTCAAAGAGTTAGAGGGCATCGAGCTCGACAAAACCGCCCAAAGCTCTGACTGGGGCAACGCCATGAATCTTTCCGACGAGCAGCTGCGCTACGCCGCTAATGACGTGCTCTACCTGCACAGCATTCACCAAACCCTGACCGCCATGCTCAAACGCGAGGGCCGGTGGGAGCTAGCGCAGGATTGTTTTGAC
It contains:
- a CDS encoding ribonuclease H-like domain-containing protein produces the protein MADGFEICDRDLTPDLLDRYRQASAIACDTETMGLLPQRDRLCLVQLADADSYVSVVRIELGQKEAPLLKELLEAPNVLKLFHFARFDLATLKHNLGITVAPVFCSKIASKLSRTYSPRHGLKELVKELEGIELDKTAQSSDWGNAMNLSDEQLRYAANDVLYLHSIHQTLTAMLKREGRWELAQDCFDCLPTFVALDLLQYQGVFEH